In Gimesia panareensis, the genomic window TGACATCCAGGCCCGTTGTGAAAGAATCATCATCATTTTCCACGGGAACGATCAATGTCTCGCCGACCACGATCGGAGACGAGGCCATTCCCAGACTGTTACTGGCGTTGGGGAAATCATGCGACAGGCCCCGGAACCAGAGCAGATTTCCGTCCAGGTCCAGGCAAACCACATCGTTACTGGAGAACGTGGCAAACACCCGCTTGCCGTCACTGGCAGGCGTCGGCGTGGCGACGCACATTTTATTGTGACACTGCGTCCGACCGGTGGCCCAGAACTGACGGTCCCAGAGCTGCTTGCCGGTCTTCGCATCAAAACAGAGTACGTGCAGCTGATCCTGCTTGAAACCGGTAGCGCAGGTCAGAAAAACCTTGTCGCCAACCACAATCGGTCCCGATGCACCGCGCCCTTCCAGATCGGCAGTCCAGGCAATGCTCTCCTGATCGACCAGGGTCGGCGGTGTATCCGAAGTCGCCACGTTGTTGGTCATCGGTCCCCGGAACTGGGGCCAGTCGGCTCCACAACACAAACCAATGGCAATCAGAGGCAACACAAGTTTAAGGGCATTCTTATTCATCATATCAACCTGTCAGGGAAAGAATTATTGAATTCGAGTCGCTACAACAGAACGGCAGTCAGCGCGATAACTGCGTCGTTGCCTCTGGTTTTTCAGAAAGAACGCCGGTCCCGGAAGGACGGGCAATTCGCAATTGAAACTGGTAACGCTGTGCCCAGCTCTCGGTCTGTTCGTTTTGACAGAGTTTGAGCAGGATCACATTTTTGCCCGGTTTGAACGTCACCGGCACACTGTATTGATCCATGATCATCCCCCGGTGATACTCGTTGCGGGCAAACAGCAGCTTTCCATTCACCCAGATTTTCCAGGCGTTGGGAGTCCCCAGGCGGATCTCCAGTTCCTGTTCTCCCGGGCTGTAAAAGTCGGCTGCACAATACATCACAGCGCCCTTGTAGGGAGAAATCGACTTGGCAATGTCAAAGATCCCGTAATCATCTTCGGTGTTGACCGGCTTCCAGTTGACTTCCCCCTCTTTGCCTTTCAGAGCCGAGGAGAAGTCCAGTTTTTTCTCGGGCGGATAGGCTGTATCGTATCCCTTCAGTTCCCGATTATCGAAGGGGCCGATGATCTTCCAGTCGGAAAGGAAACCGAAATGCTTCTGCAGATCGATCTTCTCGCCCAGCCCCCGCAGCGGCTTCACAATCGCTTTGACCTGATCGTCATCGGTCGCCCCTGTCAGTGCCTGCTGAAAAGCCTGCTTCGCTTCATCTTTTTTGCCTACCTTCTGCAGTTCCTTCGCCTGATCGATCAAACGTTGAACGGCATCGCGTCTGAGCGTCACGCTCGGGTCGTTGATCATCCCGGGAATCAATCGCTCGGTGGCCTCCGGATCGACCTTGATCAGAGTTTCATAAGCCAGACGCCGTGCCCGCGGATTATGGGATTTGTCCAGAATGAATTTTTCCAGTTGTTCTTTGGGCAGCTTATTCTGCTGGATGGCTTTGGAGGCAATCGTTTCAAAGGCACCGCACAGCCAGTTGACTGCCAGCGGATTGGCCCCCTCAAAGCTGGAGAGAATCGGAATCAAAGCCGACTGGTCCGCCTGGGAGAGCTGTTGAACCGCCTGGGAGGCAGCCTGATTCCCCTGCCCTTCCTTCTGAACCTGTTTGATTTTGGCGATCTGTTGTTCCACATCATCTGCCTGCACGCTGCTCACTGCGCTGAACAGACACAGGAAACAGAACAGAAAACGACTTCGCTGCATGGAAATCTCCCGACTTTCAAAATGTTCTGAACCGGCAATCTCCGCTGGCTGGAGATCACATCCATATTTAAAGGCAAGTGCACTGGATTGTACCAGTTTCGTTCCCGCACCAACAAGTATGCAGCGAAATTTCGCCGCGAAACACCCGGAACAGTCGGTTTCCGCTGATGAAATCAAACGAACTTCGAGCATTCCCGTTGTGTCTTGGCTGAATCTGAGCTACACCTCTGATATAATTCGAGAGTGCACAAGATTGTCTTCTTTAGAGACTTCAGGAACAGCAACCATGTCGACCGTCCTCAGCCAGACTCTGAATCGCCTGCTTGAGGGAGAGAACCTGGAGAGCGAAGCCACCCGCCAGGTCATTTCTTCCATCATGCAGGGTGAGTGCAGCGATGCCCAGATTGCCGCAGTACTGACTGCGCTGCGGATGAAAGGCGAGACATCAGACGAACTGGTAGGAGCCGCCCGGGCGATGCACGAAAAAGCCC contains:
- a CDS encoding YfgM family protein produces the protein MQRSRFLFCFLCLFSAVSSVQADDVEQQIAKIKQVQKEGQGNQAASQAVQQLSQADQSALIPILSSFEGANPLAVNWLCGAFETIASKAIQQNKLPKEQLEKFILDKSHNPRARRLAYETLIKVDPEATERLIPGMINDPSVTLRRDAVQRLIDQAKELQKVGKKDEAKQAFQQALTGATDDDQVKAIVKPLRGLGEKIDLQKHFGFLSDWKIIGPFDNRELKGYDTAYPPEKKLDFSSALKGKEGEVNWKPVNTEDDYGIFDIAKSISPYKGAVMYCAADFYSPGEQELEIRLGTPNAWKIWVNGKLLFARNEYHRGMIMDQYSVPVTFKPGKNVILLKLCQNEQTESWAQRYQFQLRIARPSGTGVLSEKPEATTQLSR